The following are encoded in a window of Flavobacterium cupriresistens genomic DNA:
- a CDS encoding RNA polymerase sigma-70 factor gives MYKKYTDEELVALLKQGKDRAFDELYFRYRDVLVRFVYQRIKSIPISEEIVQEVFTTIWERRKTLVIQKKFSAYMYTSVRYVTLDYIKSNQMTDAYCKEVFDRNTVIEGNNNTTEESIYHDELQQALDKATSLLPKKAKEVFILSRFKQYTNKEIADELNVSHETVKYHIAYALKFMRLYLGQFNL, from the coding sequence ATGTATAAGAAATATACTGACGAAGAACTTGTTGCATTATTAAAACAAGGAAAAGACAGAGCTTTTGATGAATTGTATTTTCGATACAGAGATGTATTAGTCCGCTTTGTATACCAGCGAATAAAATCGATTCCGATTTCAGAAGAAATTGTTCAGGAAGTTTTTACCACTATTTGGGAGCGACGCAAAACGCTGGTCATTCAAAAAAAGTTTTCGGCTTATATGTACACTTCAGTACGTTATGTAACGCTCGACTATATTAAATCCAACCAAATGACGGATGCCTACTGTAAAGAGGTCTTTGATCGAAATACAGTTATTGAAGGGAATAATAATACCACAGAAGAATCCATCTATCATGATGAGCTGCAACAGGCTTTAGACAAAGCTACTTCTTTGCTGCCAAAAAAGGCTAAAGAGGTTTTTATTCTGAGTCGTTTTAAGCAGTATACCAATAAAGAAATAGCTGATGAGCTTAATGTATCTCACGAGACCGTTAAGTATCATATTGCCTATGCGCTAAAATTCATGCGCCTTTATTTGGGACAATTTAATTTATAA